From a single Andrena cerasifolii isolate SP2316 chromosome 8, iyAndCera1_principal, whole genome shotgun sequence genomic region:
- the LOC143372609 gene encoding glycerophosphocholine phosphodiesterase GPCPD1 isoform X2 has product MQRMWFIESKEGEEFKQQEVPRKTSFIEVAAEQTSDMRGTKRDWIFRVQVHKLVKNEVLYVVGNLPELGAWNHNQAIQMTQECSSRDSPMFFDSNSSGEGYSDDGHDNAGDHLFRDEADEGGQIFSRKVALPVDADIEFRYFVAVICQSNGTKNSAKTLIIRRWETHMKPHLIKKNAPSNFTSDSLPDPDTFGYHNGYCKIERGWLTDETVIQFKLFNNPIKLWKNRLQNRKVHIKMTPVNLVRHNSLELQQFGGDCVDDSLSMDTQDIIDQPAFSITEIAVMDDEEARFKIQEQFGRAYNDDDFIILNVAVRYPETVAYLVDYYVYSSRCYPGEPPSHIGFSYILPSTLQSSVGLLTVPITSTKHRPIGQLTVEYVVIKSIPDYPWDMSISYAKHWEQRWSGLDVGHRGLGTSFHTKNCANVRENTIASLKTASHHGADMVEFDVQLSKDHIPVIYHDFYVSISLKRKKQIEAMDMLEIPVKDLTLEQLHLLKDFYYPGDSLSKVLYVVDNAEQGVNQLVYHVAEGREKNPRFFDEDLEDHQPFPTLQTVLQELEQHVGCNIEIKWTMQLKDGTFELNHPFDLNLYLDIILKVVLEYGGDRKIVFSSFNPDICAMIRLKQNKYPVVFLTQGVTSKYPTYHDPRCQTIPMAVRHALAADILGINVHTEDILRDPSQVKFVKDAGLIIFCWGDDNNDKATIQHLKKLGLHAVIYDKIDEYNAKEVKESIFLVDARESQKTLIAVAQCNQTCSPQTQIPSPLNTEKDYYVDINKSRNMITTTSTTSLASFGKNSIGGDNMYPMSTVKLPPPTCDHQESKEISEMAKDFSVCAKSFGHAVKPKSISGLVCGQTTALPEIYGEDESAKDCL; this is encoded by the exons ATGCAGCGGATGTGGTTTATAGAGAGCAAAGAGGGGGAGGAATTCAAGCAGCAAGAGGTGCCACGTAAGACTAGCTTCATCGAGGTGGCGGCTGAACAAACATCAGACATGAGGGGAACTAAACGGGACTGGATTTTCAGAGTCCAG GTGCATAAGCTGGTGAAAAATGAGGTCTTGTATGTGGTGGGCAATTTACCTGAGTTGGGCGCTTGGAATCACAACCAAGCGATTCAGATGACACAGGAATGCAGCAGTCGGGATTCTCCTATGTTTTTCGATAGTAACAGTAGCGGGGAAGGTTATAGTGACGATGGACACGACAATGCGGGAGACCATTTATTCCGCGATGAAGCTGACGA GGGTGGACAGATATTTTCGAGAAAAGTTGCACTTCCCGTGGACGCTGATATAGAATTCCGATATTTTGTAGCTGTTATCTGTCAGTCTAATGGTACTAAGAACTCGGCCAAGACTCTCATCATTCGGAGATGGGAGACCCACATGAAACCGCATCTTATTAAGAAAAATG CACCCAGTAATTTTACTAGTGATTCATTGCCAGACCCAGACACGTTTGGTTATCATAATGGCTATTGTAAGATCGAACGAGGCTGGCTAACCGACgaaactgtgatacaatttaAGCTTTTTAATAATCCAATTAAACTATGGAAGAACCGATTACAAAATAGGAAAGTTCACATTAAG ATGACACCTGTAAATCTAGTTAGGCACAATTCCTTAGAATTACAACAATTCGGAGGTGATTGCGTAGATGATAGTCTTTCTATGGATACACAAGATATTATTGATCAACCTGCATTCAGTATTACAGAAATTGCT GTAATGGACGATGAAGAGGCTCGTTTCAAGATTCAGGAGCAATTTGGCCGAGCTTATAATGACGACGACTTTATTATCCTCAATGTTGCCGTTCGATATCCTGAAACTGTC GCGTATCTGGTGGACTACTACGTCTACAGCTCGAGGTGTTACCCAGGAGAACCGCCAAGTCATATCGGTTTCAGCTACATCTTGCCTAGCACATTACAATCTAGTGTTGGGCTTCTAACAGTACCAATCACAAGCACAAAACATAGACCAATCG GACAACTCACGGTGGAATATGTTGTAATAAAATCAATCCCGGATTATCCATGGGATATGAGTATTTCATACGCGAAACATTGGGAACAACGGTGGTCCGGTCTGGACGTGGGACACAGAGGGCTGGGTACATCCTTCCACACAAAAAA CTGCGCCAACGTGCGAGAGAACACAATAGCTTCTCTAAAAACTGCGTCGCATCATGGCGCTGACATGGTCGAATTTGACGTCCAACTATCCAAAGACCATATACCAGTTATTTATCACgatttctacgtatctatttcGCTGAAACGCAAGAAGCAGATAGAAGCTATGGATATGCTGGAGATACCTGTCAAGGACCTTACTTTAGAGCAGCTACATTTACTAAAG GATTTTTATTACCCGGGGGACTCGTTGAGTAAGGTGCTGTATGTCGTTGATAACGCCGAACAGGGGGTTAACCAACTG GTTTACCACGTGGCCGAAGGTCGAGAAAAGAATCCGAGATTCTTCGACGAAGACCTGGAAGATCACCAGCCATTCCCTACACTCCAAACCGTGCTTCAAGAACTAGAGCAACACGTTGGGTGTAATATCGAGATTAAATGGACTATGCAATTGAAG GACGGGACATTCGAGCTCAATCATCCTTTCGATCTCAACTTGTATTTGGACATTATACTGAAAGTGGTGCTGGAATACGGAGGGGATAGGAAAATAGTTTTTTCATCTTTTAACCCAGATATTTGTGCCATGATTCGTCTTAAGCAGAACAAATACCCCGTAGTATTTCTGACGCAAGGTGTCACTTCCAAATATCCCACTTACCACGACCCTAGGTGTCAAACAATACCAATGGCCGTCAGACACGCCTTGGCTGCTGATATCCTAGGGATCAACGTCCATACGGAGGATATTCTCAGGGACCCGTCTCAAGTCAAGTTTGTAAAGGACGCTGGACTGATTATCTTTTGCTGGGGTGATGACAATAACGACAAAGCTACAATTCAGCATTTGAAGAAGCTTGGATTGCACGCGGTTATTTATGATAA AATAGACGAGTACAACGCAAAAGAAGTGAAAGAGAGCATATTCCTGGTTGATGCTAGAGAAAGCCAGAAGACGCTAATCGCCGTGGCGCAATGCAACCAGACTTGTTCGCCGCAAACTCAAATTCCCAGTCCTTTGAATACAGAGAAG GATTATTACGTGGACATCAATAAATCGCGAAACATGATCACGACCACGTCGACGACTTCGCTTGCATCTTTTGGTAAGAATAGTATAGGCGGTGATAATATGTATCCAATGTCGACTGTTAAATTACCACCACCTACGTGTGACCATCAGGAGAGCAAAGAGATCAGTGAAATGGCAAAGGATTTTAGCGTTTGCGCGAAATCCTTCGGCCACGCGGTAAAACCTAAAAGTATCTCAGGATTAGTTTGCGGTCAAACCACAGCTCTGCCAGAGATCTACGGGGAGGATGAGTCCGCGAAGGATTGTCTTTGA
- the LOC143372609 gene encoding glycerophosphocholine phosphodiesterase GPCPD1 isoform X5, which yields MRGTKRDWIFRVQVHKLVKNEVLYVVGNLPELGAWNHNQAIQMTQECSSRDSPMFFDSNSSGEGYSDDGHDNAGDHLFRDEADEGGQIFSRKVALPVDADIEFRYFVAVICQSNGTKNSAKTLIIRRWETHMKPHLIKKNAPSNFTSDSLPDPDTFGYHNGYCKIERGWLTDETVIQFKLFNNPIKLWKNRLQNRKVHIKMTPVNLVRHNSLELQQFGGDCVDDSLSMDTQDIIDQPAFSITEIAVMDDEEARFKIQEQFGRAYNDDDFIILNVAVRYPETVAYLVDYYVYSSRCYPGEPPSHIGFSYILPSTLQSSVGLLTVPITSTKHRPIGQLTVEYVVIKSIPDYPWDMSISYAKHWEQRWSGLDVGHRGLGTSFHTKNCANVRENTIASLKTASHHGADMVEFDVQLSKDHIPVIYHDFYVSISLKRKKQIEAMDMLEIPVKDLTLEQLHLLKDFYYPGDSLSKVLYVVDNAEQGVNQLVYHVAEGREKNPRFFDEDLEDHQPFPTLQTVLQELEQHVGCNIEIKWTMQLKDGTFELNHPFDLNLYLDIILKVVLEYGGDRKIVFSSFNPDICAMIRLKQNKYPVVFLTQGVTSKYPTYHDPRCQTIPMAVRHALAADILGINVHTEDILRDPSQVKFVKDAGLIIFCWGDDNNDKATIQHLKKLGLHAVIYDKIDEYNAKEVKESIFLVDARESQKTLIAVAQCNQTCSPQTQIPSPLNTEKDYYVDINKSRNMITTTSTTSLASFGKNSIGGDNMYPMSTVKLPPPTCDHQESKEISEMAKDFSVCAKSFGHAVKPKSISGLVCGQTTALPEIYGEDESAKDCL from the exons ATGAGGGGAACTAAACGGGACTGGATTTTCAGAGTCCAG GTGCATAAGCTGGTGAAAAATGAGGTCTTGTATGTGGTGGGCAATTTACCTGAGTTGGGCGCTTGGAATCACAACCAAGCGATTCAGATGACACAGGAATGCAGCAGTCGGGATTCTCCTATGTTTTTCGATAGTAACAGTAGCGGGGAAGGTTATAGTGACGATGGACACGACAATGCGGGAGACCATTTATTCCGCGATGAAGCTGACGA GGGTGGACAGATATTTTCGAGAAAAGTTGCACTTCCCGTGGACGCTGATATAGAATTCCGATATTTTGTAGCTGTTATCTGTCAGTCTAATGGTACTAAGAACTCGGCCAAGACTCTCATCATTCGGAGATGGGAGACCCACATGAAACCGCATCTTATTAAGAAAAATG CACCCAGTAATTTTACTAGTGATTCATTGCCAGACCCAGACACGTTTGGTTATCATAATGGCTATTGTAAGATCGAACGAGGCTGGCTAACCGACgaaactgtgatacaatttaAGCTTTTTAATAATCCAATTAAACTATGGAAGAACCGATTACAAAATAGGAAAGTTCACATTAAG ATGACACCTGTAAATCTAGTTAGGCACAATTCCTTAGAATTACAACAATTCGGAGGTGATTGCGTAGATGATAGTCTTTCTATGGATACACAAGATATTATTGATCAACCTGCATTCAGTATTACAGAAATTGCT GTAATGGACGATGAAGAGGCTCGTTTCAAGATTCAGGAGCAATTTGGCCGAGCTTATAATGACGACGACTTTATTATCCTCAATGTTGCCGTTCGATATCCTGAAACTGTC GCGTATCTGGTGGACTACTACGTCTACAGCTCGAGGTGTTACCCAGGAGAACCGCCAAGTCATATCGGTTTCAGCTACATCTTGCCTAGCACATTACAATCTAGTGTTGGGCTTCTAACAGTACCAATCACAAGCACAAAACATAGACCAATCG GACAACTCACGGTGGAATATGTTGTAATAAAATCAATCCCGGATTATCCATGGGATATGAGTATTTCATACGCGAAACATTGGGAACAACGGTGGTCCGGTCTGGACGTGGGACACAGAGGGCTGGGTACATCCTTCCACACAAAAAA CTGCGCCAACGTGCGAGAGAACACAATAGCTTCTCTAAAAACTGCGTCGCATCATGGCGCTGACATGGTCGAATTTGACGTCCAACTATCCAAAGACCATATACCAGTTATTTATCACgatttctacgtatctatttcGCTGAAACGCAAGAAGCAGATAGAAGCTATGGATATGCTGGAGATACCTGTCAAGGACCTTACTTTAGAGCAGCTACATTTACTAAAG GATTTTTATTACCCGGGGGACTCGTTGAGTAAGGTGCTGTATGTCGTTGATAACGCCGAACAGGGGGTTAACCAACTG GTTTACCACGTGGCCGAAGGTCGAGAAAAGAATCCGAGATTCTTCGACGAAGACCTGGAAGATCACCAGCCATTCCCTACACTCCAAACCGTGCTTCAAGAACTAGAGCAACACGTTGGGTGTAATATCGAGATTAAATGGACTATGCAATTGAAG GACGGGACATTCGAGCTCAATCATCCTTTCGATCTCAACTTGTATTTGGACATTATACTGAAAGTGGTGCTGGAATACGGAGGGGATAGGAAAATAGTTTTTTCATCTTTTAACCCAGATATTTGTGCCATGATTCGTCTTAAGCAGAACAAATACCCCGTAGTATTTCTGACGCAAGGTGTCACTTCCAAATATCCCACTTACCACGACCCTAGGTGTCAAACAATACCAATGGCCGTCAGACACGCCTTGGCTGCTGATATCCTAGGGATCAACGTCCATACGGAGGATATTCTCAGGGACCCGTCTCAAGTCAAGTTTGTAAAGGACGCTGGACTGATTATCTTTTGCTGGGGTGATGACAATAACGACAAAGCTACAATTCAGCATTTGAAGAAGCTTGGATTGCACGCGGTTATTTATGATAA AATAGACGAGTACAACGCAAAAGAAGTGAAAGAGAGCATATTCCTGGTTGATGCTAGAGAAAGCCAGAAGACGCTAATCGCCGTGGCGCAATGCAACCAGACTTGTTCGCCGCAAACTCAAATTCCCAGTCCTTTGAATACAGAGAAG GATTATTACGTGGACATCAATAAATCGCGAAACATGATCACGACCACGTCGACGACTTCGCTTGCATCTTTTGGTAAGAATAGTATAGGCGGTGATAATATGTATCCAATGTCGACTGTTAAATTACCACCACCTACGTGTGACCATCAGGAGAGCAAAGAGATCAGTGAAATGGCAAAGGATTTTAGCGTTTGCGCGAAATCCTTCGGCCACGCGGTAAAACCTAAAAGTATCTCAGGATTAGTTTGCGGTCAAACCACAGCTCTGCCAGAGATCTACGGGGAGGATGAGTCCGCGAAGGATTGTCTTTGA